In Gossypium hirsutum isolate 1008001.06 chromosome D06, Gossypium_hirsutum_v2.1, whole genome shotgun sequence, one genomic interval encodes:
- the LOC107901493 gene encoding serine hydroxymethyltransferase 3, chloroplastic has product MQACNGAAMMGSLQQPIWVKGNRPIFPLKGYGLKLNSVKPCRAQLESSLVTGKPPSSDSFPVAETRFVDHGLSEADPEVRAIINKEKERQFKSLELIASENFTSRAVMEAVGSCLTNKYSEGLPGKRYYGGNEYIDELEILCQKRALAAFHLDENKWGVNVQPLSGSPANFEVYTAILNPHDRIMGLDLPHGGHLSHGFMTPKRRVSGTSIYFESMPYRLDESTGLVDYDMLEKTATLFRPKLIICGASAYPRDFDYPRMRKIADAVGAFLMMDMAHISGLVAASVVADPFEYCDIVTTTTHKSLRGPRGGMIFFKKDPVLGVDLESAINNAVFPGLQGGPHNHTIGGLAVCLQHAQSPEFKAYQNQVVSNCRALARRLVELGYTLVSGGSDNHLVLVDLRPLGIDGARVEKILDMASITLNKNSVPGDKSALVPGGIRIGSPAMTTRGFTEKEFTAIADFIHEGVQITIEAKGLASGSKVQEFLKFVSSPDFPLTDKVSNLCSRVEALTTQFPIPGV; this is encoded by the exons ATGCAGGCTTGTAATGGAGCTGCAATGATGGGTTCTTTGCAACAGCCCATATGGGTCAAAGGGAATAGACCAATTTTTCCTTTAAAAGGGTATGGTCTTAAGCTCAACTCTGTCAAACCCTGTAGAGCTCAACTTGAAAGTAGCTTGGTTACTGGGAAGCCTCCCTCTTCGGACTCATTCCCTGTGGCCGAAACCAGATTTGTGGACCATGGCCTCAGTGAAGCCGATCCCGAGGTTCGTGCTATTATTAACAAGGAGAAAGAGAGGCAGTTCAAAAGCCTTGAGCTTATTGCCTCAGAGAACTTTACATCCCGAGCAGTAATGGAGGCAGTTGGGTCATGTCTCACAAACAAGTATTCCGAAGGACTACCTGGTAAAAG GTACTATGGGGGCAATGAGTACATTGATGAACTTGAAATACTTTGCCAAAAGAGGGCTTTGGCAGCATTTCATTTGGATGAAAATAAGTGGGGCGTTAATGTTCAACCATTGTCTGGTTCTCCTGCTAATTTTGAGGTTTATACAGCAATTCTTAATCCGCATGATCGAATAATG GGTTTGGACTTACCACATGGCGGACATTTGTCACATGGATTTATGACTCCTAAAAGACGTGTATCTGGTACATCAATCTATTTCGAGTCAATGCCTTATCGGCTTGATGAATCCACAG GCCTAGTTGATTATGACATGCTTGAGAAAACAGCTACCCTCTTTCGACCAAAACTCATAATCTGTGGTGCCAGTGCATATCCTCGAGATTTTGATTATCCTCGCATGAGGAAG ATTGCAGATGCTGTTGGTGCATTTCTCATGATGGATATGGCTCATATAAGTGGCCTTGTTGCTGCTTCTGTAGTTGCTGACCCCTTTGAATATTGTGATATCGTGACAACAACCACACACAAG TCTTTGAGAGGTCCAAGAGGTGGCATGATCTTCTTCAAGAAGGACCCTGTTCTTGGAGTTGATCTGGAATCTGCTATCAATAATGCTGTTTTTCCAGGTTTACAG GGTGGACCTCATAACCACACAATTGGAGGACTAGCAGTTTGCTTGCAACATGCACAATCACCCGAGTTCAAGGCTTACCAGAATCAG GTAGTGTCTAATTGTAGAGCTCTTGCAAGGCGATTGGTTGAACTTGGCTATACACTAGTTTCTGGTGGTAGTGATAATCACCTTGTGCTTGTGGATCTAAGGCCATTG GGTATTGATGGGGCTCGGGTGGAGAAAATACTTGACATGGCCTCTATCACCTTGAACAAAAATTCGGTGCCTG GGGATAAGAGTGCACTTGTGCCGGGTGGCATTCGCATTGGATCGCCTGCAATGACTACCAGAGGATTTACAGAAAAGGAATTCACGGCTATTGCTGATTTCATCCATGAGGGCGTGCAAATCACTATTGAGGCTAAGGGATTAGCTTCTGGATCAAAGGTCCAAGAGTTCTTGAAGTTTGTCTCATCTCCTGATTTTCCGTTGACGGATAAGGTGTCCAATCTTTGTAGTAGAGTCGAAGCACTTACCACCCAGTTTCCCATTCCCGGCGTATGA
- the LOC107901490 gene encoding uncharacterized protein C6G9.01c: MAKKGSSTTPSRKAKNKKEESVPEQKNSASKVAGNEIDEIFAGKKRKKPDPKGSEKPNGDEISKPKSSKKKSKKSRETNREGGFNESSSGPWKRTADGFAIYTEEELGISKSDAGSTPLCPFDCDCCF; the protein is encoded by the coding sequence ATGGCGAAGAAGGGTTCTTCAACGACGCCTTCTagaaaagcaaaaaataaaaaagaagaatctGTTCCAGAACAGAAGAATTCAGCTTCTAAAGTGGCTGGTAACGAAATCGACGAGATATTTGCAGGTAAAAAGAGGAAGAAACCCGACCCGAAAGGGTCCGAGAAACCGAACGGCGATGAAATTTCAAAACCCAAATCGTCGAAaaagaagagtaaaaagagtagAGAAACCAACAGGGAAGGAGGATTCAATGAGTCTTCTTCTGGGCCTTGGAAAAGGACAGCAGATGGTTTTGCAATTTACACTGAAGAAGAATTGGGTATTAGTAAATCTGATGCTGGAAGTACGCCACTTTGTCCATTTGATTGTGATTGTTGTTTTTGA